In one Oncorhynchus nerka isolate Pitt River linkage group LG7, Oner_Uvic_2.0, whole genome shotgun sequence genomic region, the following are encoded:
- the LOC115105630 gene encoding integrin beta-7-like isoform X3: MFTSPGKSLMSPACLAEGDSRTGRQKSGAIQTMRKVWLAVVVLLIHFTELRGSMGLDGRCLSKPTCTECLRSLGCAWCKQKDFLAQGEPDERRCDREEALRKRHCSDGQVLNPQPAIRSRAEEPMGTGVQLEPQNLHLKLRVGMPQSFEVRFRRAEVYPIDLYYLMDLSFSMKDDLKNIRNLGREVATAMKNITSAVRIGFGSFVDKVVEPYVSTVEAKLANPCNEGYKSPCQPAFSFKHVLKLTEDVEEFERKVSKQSISSNLDNPESGFDAIMQVAVCQDDIGWGNATRILVYTSDDTFHLAGDGKLAGIYQPNDGKCHLNSNGLYNKDTVYALSEMIPQSVVGLLEDDSSNVVQLISEACNNLSSSILLEHRDVPPGLGVSYSSHCGDDRLAQGQDRGECSDVRTNQQVNFTVTVTSSSCLSKTESFIIKVQGINEELRVTVETLCDCDCQDSEEQSSQCHGNGTFHCGICSCDSGHTGQRCECETQPDKDTSMALETLCSPAQTNSTGTPLCSGHGSCVCGQCICWGQHRGQHCQCDDISCNRHNNMICGGNGRCDCGNCECFHNYTGPACECSILTDQCQTSNDGICSHRGQCECNECHCHPGFFGSHCTKPLAPCDTYRACVACMLLESAINVCHHPCGSAKPIHIIGTQSFTCQDDTVRFNVELIINTGDIFVYYTDTPRGIDPWIINMGKAVVGIVLLGVIMIIIYRLMLEVSYQRERRRFLKDKENICWEDTQNPLFQEAKTTFTHPMHVLEPDADCATSTFGK, encoded by the exons ATGTTCACTTCACCTGGGAAGTCCCTGATGTCCCCAGCCTGTCTTGCAGAAGGAGATTCCAGAACTGGGAGACAGAAAAGTGGTGCCATCCAG ACAATGAGAAAGGTGTGGCTGGCTGTGGTGGTTCTTCTGATACACTTCACTGAGCTGAGAGGATCTATGG GCCTGGATGGAAGATGCCTGTCTAAGCCCACCTGCACTGAGTGTCTGAGAAGCCTTGGCTGTGCCTGGTGTAAACAGAAG GATTTCCTGGCGCAAGGGGAGCCAGACGAGCGTCGCTGTGACAGGGAGGAGGCACTGAGAAAGAGACACTGCTCTGACGGACAGGTCCTGAACCCCCAGCCTGCAATACGGAGCAGGGCAGAGGAGCCAATGGGGACCGGGGTCCAGCTAGAGCCACAGAACCTCCACCTTAAGCTAAGAGTCG GCATGCCCCAGTCATTTGAGGTGAGGTTCAGGCGTGCAGAGGTTTATCCCATAGACCTGTACTACCTGATGGACCTGTCTTTCTCCATGAAAGATGACCTGAAGAACATTAGGAACCTGGGACGGGAGGTGGCCACTGCCATGAAGAACATCACCAGTGCTGTCAGGATAG GCTTTGGTTCCTTTGTGGATAAGGTGGTGGAACCCTACGTCAGTACAGTGGAGGCCAAACTGGCCAACCCATGCAACGAGGGGTACAAGAGCCCCTGCCAGCCTGCCTTCAGCTTCAAACATGTACTGAAGCTCACTGAGGACGTTGAAGAGTTTGAGAGAAAG GTGAGCAAGCAGAGCATCTCCAGTAACCTAGACAACCCAGAATCAGGCTTTGACGCCATCATGCAGGTGGCTGTCTGTCAG GATGACATTGGCTGGGGTAATGCAACTCGTATCCTGGTCTACACCTCAGACGATACCTTCCACCTGGCAGGTGATGGGAAGCTTGCTGGGATCTACCAACCTAACGACGGGAAATGCCACCTGAATAGCAATGGGCTCTATAATAAGGACACCGTTTAT GCACTCAGTGAGATGATCCCCCAGTCGGTGGTGGGCCTCCTGGAGGATGACTCCAGCAACGTTGTTCAGCTCATCTCTGAGGCCTGCAAC AACCTATCGTCCTCCATCCTCCTGGAGCACCGTGACGTCCCACCAGGCCTGGGGGTCTCCTACAGCTCCCACTGTGGTGATGACAGGCTAGCTCAGGGGCAGGACAGAGGGGAGTGCAGTGATGTCAGAACCAATCAACAG GTCAATTTCACAGTTACTGTGACCAGCTCGAGCTGTCTGTCCAAGACAGAGTCTTTCATCATCAAAGTGCAGGGTATCAATGAAGAGCTGAGGGTTACCGTGGAGACgctgtgtgactgtgactgtcAGGACTCTGAGGAACAGTCATCCCAGTgtcatggcaatggaacattccactgtggtatctgtag CTGTGATTCAGGACACACAGGCCAGCGTTGTGAGTGTGAAACACAGCCGGACAAAGACACCAGTATGGCCTTAGAGACCCTGTGTTCACCTGCACAGACAAACAGCACAGGCACACCACTGTGCAGCGGCCATGGGAGCTGTGTGTGTGGCCAATGTATCTGCTGGGGCCAACACAGGGGCCAACACTGCCAGTGTGACGACATTAGCTGTAACCGTCACAACAACATGATCTGTGGCG GTAATGGGAGGTGTGACTGTGGTAACTGTGAGTGTTTCCACAACTACACAGGCCCTGCATGTGAATGCTCTATCCTCACAGATCAGTGCCAGACCAGTAACGATGGAATCTGCTCTCACCGAGGACAgtgtgaatgtaatgaatgccATTGTCACCCTGGTTTCTTTGGCAGCCACTGCACCAAGCCCCTGGCACCATGTGACACATACCG GGCCTGTGTTGCTTGCATGTTACTTGAGTCAGCCATAAACGTGTGTCACCATCCCTGTGGCTCTGCCAAGCCTATCCACATCATTGGGACTCAATCATTCACCTGTCAGGATGATACTGTACGTTTTAATGTGGAACTCATCATAAATACTGGTGACATCTTTGTCTACTACACAGATACTCCAA GAGGGATTGACCCATGGATTATAAACATGGGGAAGGCAGTGGTAGGAATCGTTTTACTGGGTGTCATCATGATAATAATTTACCGGCTGATGTTAGAAGTGTCCTACCAGCGGGAGCGTAGAAGGTTCCTGAAGGATAAGGAAAATATCTGCTGGGAAGAC aCTCAAAATCCACTGTTCCAAGAGGCCAAGACAACATTCACCCACCCCATGCATGTGTTGGAGCCAGATGCAGATTGTGCTACATCAACCTTtggaaaataa